From the Cololabis saira isolate AMF1-May2022 chromosome 24, fColSai1.1, whole genome shotgun sequence genome, the window TGATGTGATTGATATAACCGAGGGAGTTGTTCATGTTATCCGTTTGATCGTTTTTTAACTAAAGTTTTACTAGTTTAAGCGGCTACTTTGTTAAAAGGTGCTAAAACTTGAACAAAGCTGTGATTTATTGTAGTTTAGATGCTTTTTGGTCATTAAATATTTGCAATACTACTAATTTGCTTCATCGGGCTTTCATAAACTAAAAAGGTGCAAAAATGTCGATTaaaaaacttaaattaaaaaaaactaaactaaaaaacttATTTGACCACGTGTTGATAACTGGTCACGTGACCGCTGCCTTTGATGTTTTCATTTATTGGCTGCAAGTGTATAAACTTAGTTTCACTTCAAAGCCTCTGATTATCTGTTTGCTGGACTTCAATCAGCTCAAAGCATTCATTGGTGCTGCTTATAGGAAAAATGGCATAGATCAAgcgttttttttagtttttttggtgtttttttgtgttttttttccctttctcagCATTGTGGTTTGCTTGCCAGTCAAACAAAAGATGTAAAATTATATGAGTACATGTTGGGAATGATTGGTGCTGCTGAAGGGCTTTTGATCTGGTCTGGAGTAAGACTTCAGTGTCATCACATCCATACCCACACAAATATTTAAACTTCTTGCATGAGTCAAAATGGATTTAAGCTTTACCAGTGAGAAATTCCAtaactctgcttttttttttttttttttttttttttgtgggaaataAAATCGCTGTCCAGCAATGTTTCCCACTGCGACAGGGTTAAACCATAATTCGTTgtaattttctttgttttttttcccccaagttCATGGCGTGCCCTTCATCTTTCAACCTCAGCCGCTCCTCGCCACCTTTTGATGTGTTTCCTGCAGAAAGCCAGGCCCATGTTCTGATCCCCCACGCCCCCAGCACAATTATCCCTAACCGGATTTTTGTCGGGGGAATCGACTTCAAGGTGAGATCTGCAAATTtgcaccatttttttttctgaattttgGCCGTACACACCGTCACAGAGAAGTGGGGAAAAGAAGTgaagtgtgttaaaatgttatcGGTAGTCTGCAGTTACCTTtagtttgtatgtgtgtgttttaaggTCAATGAAAATGACCTGCGAACTGTCTTCTCACAACACGGTGAAGTGAAGGAGGTTAAAATTGTCATAGATCGCTCAGGAATGTCAAAGGGGTGAGCTATTTGCATCCTTTCTCTCATACACAGATATTTCAATAGCTTTACCCATCAGATTTTAAGCTTTATTCACAGGTTTACTGTTAGCCTGCTGAAGTTTGACTCTCTTGGACAGATACGGGTTTGTTACATTTGAAACGCAAGAAGATGTGCTGAAAATCCTAAATAATGTGAGTGGAAAACGTCGTTAAGGCATGTTGTAGCTGAAGTACATATGAAATGCATGACATCTGGTCTTGTAATAACTTTTGCTTCAAATTATTTATTGAAGGTTAATGGAATCTTTTTCAAAGACAAGAAGCTCTGCATTGGCCAGGCTGTCCGAAAGCACCAAACTTCAAGACGTGAGTCAAAAATAAGAGCTGGAGACCAAGATTTTCCAATTTCCCAAAAGAAAACCTGCTTTTCTGATGATTTTGAAATGAGTAAATGTCACATTTTTGTGATGAATGGTTTCCTTCTATTTCCAGGCAAAGATTTTCCCATGCTCTCCCCTGAGCCCGTCATGTCTCATCAGATGTCCCATGGGGGTTTGCACCTGACCACCTCCACAGGCTACCCCTACACCTACCATAACGGAGTGGCCTACTTCAGCTACCCCAGCGTGAACGCCCCGGCCCATCGCTGGTCTGTGAGTGCTGATAGTTGTACTCATTTAACACTTTTTGTTCTGCAGTTGAATCTTTAATAATGTGCTTAAGAATTAACAGCATgaagtaaagaaaaaagcagCAATATAGATTATATAAAACAGATTCAAGGACTTTGCCCTTGTGTGATGTCCCTTCCCTTTTTATGAAAATAACTACCACATTTGATGAGCGGTTAGTACAACTTTTGAGTGTTTACTAGTATAAAGGTGTTAAAAAGGCCTACAGTGTTGCTTTGTATCTATTTGGTGCTGAAATCATAATGACTTTTAGGTAAACAAGTATACCATGTTCCTGCTAAACCATCATTACCAGCCATAAAagaaatggggggaaaaaatcctTTATTGTGAAGGAGGAATGTACATTCTCCTGGCTTTTGACTACTATGATGTTTAACATCATTACCGGCAGTGTTGCCacagttactttaaaaaaagtaatctgaTTAGTGATTACTGATTACTCCTTTAAAAAGTAACTTAGTTACTTTACAGA encodes:
- the LOC133424822 gene encoding protein boule-like codes for the protein MDVENQNREFMACPSSFNLSRSSPPFDVFPAESQAHVLIPHAPSTIIPNRIFVGGIDFKVNENDLRTVFSQHGEVKEVKIVIDRSGMSKGYGFVTFETQEDVLKILNNVNGIFFKDKKLCIGQAVRKHQTSRRKDFPMLSPEPVMSHQMSHGGLHLTTSTGYPYTYHNGVAYFSYPSVNAPAHRWSPGSQLMCPQSNQPVQHQQPAYHYYQMPMSSSAVGYSQQSEYLYQPADGGYFQHPVPVMEETTPESLTFPPLPVHLKPKYHPYMHHKDYYYVPEPTGSPETAVFHTSQPPM